The following are encoded together in the Panicum virgatum strain AP13 chromosome 6K, P.virgatum_v5, whole genome shotgun sequence genome:
- the LOC120712163 gene encoding casein kinase 1-like protein HD16 — MSLETPYSQQSCKVSESFPYKWINKKWKEGFHVTSMATAGYRWGVVMSRNSRYSNQVVELDFLYPSKGIQQDMLLIMQFKFAGHVVYCCCIIEPAAVLQHRSRFVHGDFCNQVKSQIIH, encoded by the exons ATGTCTTTAG AAACTCCTTACAGTCAGCAATCATGCAAGGTTAGTGAATCATTCCCTTACAAGTGGATCAATAAAAAGTGGAAAGAAGGTTTTCATGTAACATCTATGGCCACCGCTGGATATCGCTGGGGCGTGGTCATGTCAAGGAACTCACGATATTCTAATCAG GTTGTAGAGTTGGATTTCTTGTACCCAAGCAAAGGCATCCAACAGGACATGTTACTAATTATGCAATTTAAGTTCGCAG GTCATGTCGTGTACTGCTGCTGCATCATCGAGCCGGCCGCCGTGCTGCAACATAGGAGCCGCTTCGTCCATGGTGACTTCTGTAATCAGGTAAAATCACAAATTATCCACTAA
- the LOC120712164 gene encoding peroxisomal adenine nucleotide carrier 1-like produces the protein MFFPVDRESLTEATSGAIGALVSTIVLYPLDTCRTKLQTHQGMHKYRHYSSGDRRKNLSVNTNEVVPFGAAMQVQTAD, from the exons ATGTTCTTCCCCGTGGACAGGGAGAGCCTCACGGAGGCCACATCGGGGGCAATCGGCGCGCTCGTCAGCACAATCGTGCTCTACCCGCTCGACACGTGCAGGACCAAGCTCCAGACGCACCAGGGCATGCACAAGTACAG ACATTACTCTTCAGGTGATAGAAGGAAAAATCTTTCTGTCAACACTAATGAGGTTGTACCATTTGGAGCAGCCATGCAG GTTCAGACTGCAGATTGA